Proteins encoded by one window of Blautia faecicola:
- a CDS encoding glycine--tRNA ligase, with protein sequence MEKTMEKIVALAKSRGFVYPGSEIYGGLANTWDYGNLGVELKNNVKRAWWKKFIQENPYNVGVDCAILMNPQTWVASGHLGGFSDPLMDCKECHERFRADKIIEDFCAEKGIALEESVDAWSQEKMTAFIEEHQVPCPTCGKHNFTDIRQFNLMFKTFQGVTEDAKNTVYLRPETAQGIFVNFKNVQRTSRKKLPFGIGQIGKSFRNEITPGNFTFRTREFEQMELEFFCKPDTDLEWFNYWKSFCLNWLHELGLKDEEVRYRDHEKEELSFYSKATTDVEFLFPFGWGELWGIADRTDYDLTQHQNVSGQDLTYFDDEEGRKYIPYVIEPSLGADRMVLAFLCSAYDEEVLDAEKNDVRTVLHFHPALAPVKVGVLPLSKKLNEGAEKVYAMLAKEWNCEFDDRGNIGKRYRRQDEIGTPFCVTYDFDSETDGAVTVRDRDTMEQERVKIEDLRAYLAKKMEF encoded by the coding sequence ATGGAAAAAACAATGGAAAAAATCGTTGCACTTGCCAAATCCAGAGGATTCGTATATCCGGGTTCCGAAATCTACGGCGGCCTGGCAAATACCTGGGATTATGGTAATCTTGGTGTGGAACTGAAAAACAATGTAAAAAGAGCATGGTGGAAAAAGTTCATCCAGGAAAATCCTTACAACGTAGGTGTGGACTGTGCAATCTTGATGAATCCGCAGACATGGGTAGCTTCCGGTCATTTGGGTGGATTCTCTGATCCGTTGATGGACTGTAAAGAATGTCACGAACGTTTCCGTGCAGATAAGATCATTGAAGATTTCTGTGCAGAAAAAGGAATCGCTCTGGAAGAGAGCGTAGACGCATGGAGCCAGGAAAAGATGACTGCTTTCATCGAAGAGCATCAGGTACCATGTCCGACCTGTGGAAAACATAACTTTACCGATATCCGTCAGTTCAACCTGATGTTCAAGACATTCCAGGGTGTTACTGAGGATGCAAAAAATACCGTATATCTGAGACCGGAAACCGCACAGGGTATCTTTGTAAACTTCAAAAATGTACAGAGAACTTCCAGAAAGAAACTGCCTTTCGGTATCGGACAGATCGGTAAATCTTTCCGTAACGAGATCACACCTGGTAACTTTACATTCCGTACCAGAGAGTTCGAACAGATGGAACTGGAGTTCTTCTGCAAACCGGACACTGACCTGGAATGGTTCAACTACTGGAAATCTTTCTGCCTGAACTGGCTGCATGAACTGGGACTGAAGGACGAAGAAGTTCGTTACCGTGACCATGAAAAAGAAGAACTGAGCTTCTACAGCAAAGCAACAACAGACGTGGAATTCCTGTTCCCGTTCGGATGGGGCGAACTGTGGGGTATCGCAGACCGTACGGATTATGACCTGACACAGCATCAGAACGTATCCGGACAGGATCTGACTTATTTTGATGATGAAGAAGGAAGAAAATATATTCCGTATGTTATCGAGCCGTCTCTGGGTGCAGACCGTATGGTACTGGCATTCCTGTGCAGTGCATACGACGAAGAAGTTCTGGACGCTGAGAAAAATGATGTACGTACCGTACTGCATTTCCATCCGGCACTGGCACCGGTAAAAGTTGGTGTTCTGCCGCTGTCCAAGAAGCTGAATGAGGGCGCTGAAAAAGTATATGCAATGCTGGCAAAAGAATGGAACTGTGAGTTTGATGACAGAGGAAATATCGGTAAGAGATACCGTCGTCAGGATGAGATCGGTACTCCGTTCTGTGTAACGTATGACTTCGATTCTGAAACAGATGGAGCGGTAACAGTCAGAGATCGTGACACTATGGAGCAGGAAAGAGTGAAGATCGAAGATCTGAGAGCTTATCTTGCCAAGAAGATGGAGTTTTAA
- a CDS encoding MBL fold metallo-hydrolase, translated as MEGFEVTKIGKHIFCILDAGNSSFYMIEGDEKAAVIDTGITTDKKILPLLRELTDKPLLLVATHAHLDHIYHMDEFEEVYMCHDEKKIDATTLRTLTVGRLKPWDEIHDIHTGSVIFLGGTELRICQVPGHTPGSVVILEARENYLFTGDAIGSGCGVWMQVPGSTDLKTYYDSLIHLMHWLVDNGGRMKFFGGHHMQAFESVAHPVYNPLGLGVLADLIDLVAQVLSGEIQGRPSNVSRAFTQEPLLYASYGRAEMQYLLSQK; from the coding sequence ATGGAAGGTTTTGAAGTAACGAAAATCGGCAAACATATCTTTTGTATTCTGGATGCAGGAAATTCTTCTTTCTACATGATAGAAGGTGATGAGAAAGCGGCAGTCATCGATACCGGGATTACCACCGATAAAAAAATCCTGCCACTGCTCCGTGAACTCACGGACAAACCACTTCTTCTTGTGGCGACTCATGCGCATTTGGATCACATATATCATATGGATGAGTTTGAAGAAGTTTATATGTGTCACGACGAAAAGAAAATAGATGCAACGACACTGCGCACCCTGACTGTCGGAAGACTGAAACCCTGGGATGAGATTCACGATATTCACACAGGCTCAGTAATTTTTCTTGGCGGAACAGAGCTTCGTATCTGTCAGGTTCCCGGACACACACCGGGAAGTGTAGTTATTCTGGAAGCCAGGGAGAATTACCTGTTCACAGGCGATGCGATCGGAAGCGGATGCGGAGTCTGGATGCAGGTTCCGGGATCAACGGATCTTAAAACATATTACGACAGTCTGATTCATCTCATGCATTGGCTGGTTGACAACGGTGGACGGATGAAGTTCTTCGGAGGTCATCATATGCAAGCCTTCGAATCTGTTGCGCATCCGGTTTATAATCCACTGGGTCTCGGTGTTCTGGCTGATCTGATCGACCTGGTGGCTCAGGTACTTTCCGGCGAAATCCAGGGACGTCCAAGCAATGTTTCAAGAGCATTCACCCAGGAACCGTTACTTTATGCTTCGTATGGACGCGCCGAAATGCAGTATCTTCTTTCACAGAAATAG
- the ppdK gene encoding pyruvate, phosphate dikinase, giving the protein MATKWVYMFTEGNATMRNLLGGKGANLAEMTNLGLPVPQGFTITTEACTQYYEDGRKINDEIMAQIMESITKMEEITGKKFGDKENPLLVSVRSGARASMPGMMDTILNLGLNEEVVEVLAAHSGNPRWAWDCYRRFIQMYSDVVMEVGKKYFEELIDKMKADRGVKQDVELTAEDLKELANQFKAEYKEKIGAEFPTDPKEQLMGAIKAVFRSWDNPRANVYRRDNDIPYSWGTAVNVQMMAFGNMGDDCGTGVAFTRDPATGNNGLFGEFLTNAQGEDVVAGVRTPMHISEMEQKFPEAFKQFKEVCKTLETHYRDMQDMEFTVEHGKLYMLQTRNGKRTAQAALKIACDLVDEGMRTEEEAVAMIDPRNLDTLLHPQFDAAALKAATPMAKALGASPGAACGKIVFTADDAVEWAARGEKVVLVRLETSPEDITGMKSAQGILTVRGGMTSHAAVVARGMGTCCVSGCGDITMDEENKRFTLAGKEYHEGDAISLDGSTGNIYDGIIPTVDATIAGEFGRIMGWADKYRTMKVRTNADTPADAKKARELGAEGIGLCRTEHMFFEGNRIDAFREMICAETVEEREAALAKILPEQQGDFEKLYEALEGNPVTIRFLDPPLHEFVPTEEEDIKKLADAQGKTVEQIKAIIDSLHEFNPMMGHRGCRLAVTYPEIAKMQTSAVIRAAINVKKAHPDWNVKPEIMIPLVGDIKELKYVKKFVVETADAEIAAAGSDLTYEVGTMIEIPRAALTADEIAKEADFFCFGTNDLTQMTYGFSRDDAGKFLDAYYDAKIFENDPFAKLDQVGVGKLMDMALKLGKPVNPSLHVGICGEHGGDPSSVEFCNKLGLDYVSCSPFRVPIARLAAAQAAINQK; this is encoded by the coding sequence ATGGCAACAAAGTGGGTTTATATGTTCACTGAAGGTAATGCTACCATGAGAAACCTTCTGGGTGGAAAAGGTGCTAACCTTGCTGAAATGACAAACTTAGGACTGCCGGTACCACAGGGCTTCACAATTACAACAGAAGCTTGTACTCAGTACTATGAGGACGGAAGAAAAATTAACGATGAAATCATGGCTCAGATCATGGAATCCATCACAAAAATGGAAGAGATCACCGGAAAGAAATTCGGTGACAAAGAAAATCCTCTTCTGGTTTCCGTTCGTTCTGGTGCAAGAGCATCCATGCCTGGTATGATGGATACTATCCTGAACCTGGGTCTGAATGAAGAAGTAGTAGAAGTTCTGGCTGCTCATTCCGGAAATCCTCGTTGGGCATGGGATTGCTACAGAAGATTTATCCAGATGTACTCTGACGTAGTTATGGAAGTAGGTAAAAAATACTTCGAAGAACTGATCGACAAAATGAAAGCTGACAGAGGCGTGAAACAGGACGTTGAACTGACAGCAGAAGATCTGAAAGAGCTGGCTAACCAGTTCAAAGCTGAATACAAAGAAAAAATCGGAGCTGAATTCCCGACAGATCCGAAGGAACAGCTGATGGGCGCTATCAAAGCTGTATTCCGTTCTTGGGATAACCCACGTGCTAACGTATATCGTCGTGATAACGATATTCCGTATTCCTGGGGAACAGCAGTTAACGTACAGATGATGGCATTCGGTAACATGGGTGATGACTGTGGTACCGGTGTAGCATTCACACGTGACCCTGCAACAGGTAATAACGGTCTGTTCGGTGAATTCCTGACAAATGCACAGGGTGAAGACGTAGTTGCCGGTGTTCGTACACCTATGCACATTTCCGAAATGGAACAGAAGTTCCCGGAAGCATTCAAACAGTTCAAAGAAGTTTGCAAAACTCTGGAAACTCACTACAGAGATATGCAGGATATGGAGTTTACTGTAGAACATGGTAAACTGTACATGCTGCAGACACGTAACGGTAAGAGAACAGCTCAGGCTGCTCTGAAGATCGCTTGTGATCTGGTAGATGAAGGAATGAGAACAGAAGAAGAAGCAGTAGCTATGATCGATCCTCGTAACCTGGATACTCTGCTTCATCCGCAGTTCGATGCAGCTGCTCTGAAAGCTGCTACTCCAATGGCTAAAGCTCTGGGAGCTTCACCGGGAGCTGCTTGCGGTAAAATCGTATTCACAGCTGATGACGCTGTAGAATGGGCTGCAAGAGGAGAAAAAGTAGTTCTGGTTCGTCTGGAGACATCTCCGGAAGATATCACCGGTATGAAATCTGCTCAGGGTATCCTGACAGTTCGTGGTGGTATGACATCCCACGCAGCAGTAGTTGCCCGTGGTATGGGAACTTGCTGTGTATCCGGTTGTGGCGATATCACAATGGACGAAGAAAACAAGAGATTTACACTGGCTGGAAAAGAATACCATGAAGGAGATGCAATCTCTCTGGATGGTTCTACAGGTAACATCTATGACGGTATCATCCCGACTGTAGACGCTACAATCGCAGGTGAATTCGGAAGAATCATGGGATGGGCTGACAAATACAGAACTATGAAAGTCCGTACAAATGCAGATACTCCGGCAGATGCTAAAAAAGCTCGTGAGCTGGGTGCAGAAGGTATTGGTCTTTGCCGTACAGAGCATATGTTCTTCGAAGGCAACAGAATCGATGCATTCCGTGAAATGATCTGTGCTGAAACAGTAGAAGAAAGAGAAGCAGCTCTGGCTAAGATCCTTCCGGAACAGCAGGGAGACTTCGAAAAACTGTATGAAGCTCTGGAAGGTAACCCGGTTACTATTCGTTTCCTGGATCCGCCGCTTCATGAGTTCGTTCCTACTGAAGAAGAAGATATCAAGAAACTGGCTGATGCTCAGGGTAAAACTGTTGAGCAGATCAAAGCTATCATCGATTCTCTGCATGAGTTCAACCCGATGATGGGTCATCGTGGATGCCGTCTGGCTGTAACTTATCCGGAAATCGCTAAGATGCAGACAAGCGCAGTTATCCGTGCAGCTATCAACGTTAAGAAAGCTCATCCGGACTGGAATGTAAAACCGGAAATCATGATTCCGCTGGTAGGCGATATCAAAGAGCTGAAATATGTTAAGAAATTCGTTGTTGAGACAGCAGATGCAGAAATCGCAGCAGCTGGCAGCGACCTGACATATGAAGTTGGTACCATGATCGAGATCCCGAGAGCAGCTCTGACTGCAGACGAGATCGCTAAAGAAGCTGACTTCTTCTGCTTCGGTACAAACGACCTGACACAGATGACATACGGCTTCTCCCGTGATGACGCCGGTAAATTCCTGGATGCTTACTATGATGCTAAGATCTTCGAAAACGATCCATTTGCAAAACTGGATCAGGTAGGTGTTGGCAAACTGATGGATATGGCTCTGAAATTAGGAAAACCGGTTAATCCAAGCCTGCATGTAGGTATCTGTGGAGAACACGGTGGAGATCCAAGTTCTGTAGAATTCTGCAACAAACTGGGTCTGGACTATGTTTCCTGCTCACCGTTCCGTGTGCCGATCGCAAGACTGGCAGCAGCTCAGGCAGCAATCAACCAGAAATAA
- a CDS encoding DUF6062 family protein yields MKETIYTIPLNDAFHAEDECPFCRLERDAEQHALEFILGKQSSYMEDDIRMETDRIGFCRHHYKMMYDFGNRLGCGLMLSTHLKKLNEEMTRQIKSFTSGKSTLMGRLKKTDLNPDAPETPLGQWLYEKEHSCYVCDHFNATYQRYLDTFFYMYKNSKEFKELFKSSKGFCMHHFRDLVEVGEKKLSDKEKQEFYPVLFSLMEENMERLEEEVTWFCDKQDYLNRDKDWGNSKDSIQRAIQKLGGGYPADPVFKIDY; encoded by the coding sequence ATGAAAGAAACAATCTATACCATTCCACTAAACGATGCTTTTCATGCAGAAGATGAATGTCCTTTCTGCAGATTAGAACGGGATGCCGAGCAGCACGCTCTGGAATTCATACTTGGCAAACAGTCTTCTTATATGGAGGATGATATCCGCATGGAGACTGACCGGATCGGCTTCTGTCGTCACCATTATAAAATGATGTATGATTTTGGCAATCGTCTCGGCTGTGGACTGATGCTCAGCACACATCTGAAAAAACTGAATGAAGAGATGACCAGACAGATAAAATCTTTTACTTCCGGCAAATCTACCCTGATGGGACGTCTGAAAAAGACAGACCTGAACCCGGATGCCCCGGAAACGCCATTGGGACAATGGCTCTATGAAAAAGAACACAGCTGCTATGTCTGTGACCATTTTAATGCAACTTATCAGCGTTATCTGGATACTTTCTTTTATATGTATAAAAACAGCAAAGAATTCAAAGAACTTTTCAAAAGCAGCAAAGGATTCTGCATGCATCACTTCCGCGACCTTGTGGAAGTCGGCGAAAAAAAGCTTTCAGACAAAGAAAAACAGGAATTTTATCCGGTTCTCTTTTCTCTGATGGAAGAAAATATGGAGCGTCTTGAAGAAGAAGTTACCTGGTTTTGTGACAAACAGGACTACCTGAACCGCGACAAAGACTGGGGCAATTCCAAGGACAGCATCCAGCGGGCCATCCAGAAACTCGGCGGCGGCTATCCTGCAGACCCTGTATTCAAAATTGATTACTGA
- a CDS encoding 6-phosphofructokinase — MASKKRNVIVGQSGGPTSVINSSLAGVYKNAIERGFDKVYGMLHGVQGLLDEQYVDMSTQIHSDLDIELLKRTPSAFLGSCRYKLPEIHENMEIYDRIFEILDKLEIDSFIYIGGNDSMDTIRKLSDYAIVKGHKQKFLGVPKTIDNDLALTDHTPGFGSAAKYIAASTKEVIRDALGLTYKKEMITVMEIMGRNAGWLTGAAALAKTEECEGPDLIYLPEIAFDVDDFLAKVKELLQKKSSIVIAVSEGIKLADGRYVCELSGGGDYVDAFGHKQLQGTAAYLAGFLGAEIGCKTRSVEFSTLQRSASHMASRVDIEEAFMVGGAAVKAADEGYNGNMVVIDRVSDDPYMSSAGIYDVHRIANEEKLVPREWVNKEGNYVTKDFIDYVKPLIQGDYQPIMVNGLPRHLVLDMKKK; from the coding sequence ATGGCCAGCAAAAAAAGAAATGTAATCGTAGGACAGTCCGGAGGTCCGACATCTGTAATCAATTCCAGCTTGGCAGGTGTGTATAAAAATGCAATTGAGAGAGGATTTGACAAAGTATATGGTATGCTGCATGGTGTTCAGGGACTTTTAGATGAACAATATGTGGATATGTCCACACAGATCCATTCGGATCTGGATATTGAACTGTTAAAGAGAACCCCGTCCGCTTTTTTGGGATCCTGTCGTTATAAACTCCCGGAAATTCATGAAAACATGGAGATATATGACAGGATTTTTGAGATTCTGGACAAGCTGGAGATTGATTCCTTTATATATATCGGAGGAAACGACTCCATGGATACCATCCGTAAACTTTCCGACTATGCCATCGTAAAAGGACATAAACAAAAGTTTCTCGGTGTGCCGAAAACAATTGATAACGACCTGGCTCTGACGGATCATACACCTGGGTTTGGAAGTGCGGCAAAATACATTGCGGCTTCCACAAAAGAAGTAATCCGTGATGCACTTGGACTGACATACAAAAAAGAAATGATCACCGTTATGGAAATCATGGGAAGAAATGCGGGATGGCTTACCGGAGCTGCAGCGCTTGCTAAAACAGAGGAATGTGAAGGACCGGATCTGATCTATCTTCCGGAGATCGCTTTTGATGTAGACGATTTCCTGGCAAAAGTAAAAGAACTGCTGCAGAAGAAGAGCTCTATTGTAATTGCAGTTTCAGAAGGAATCAAACTGGCAGACGGACGGTATGTATGCGAACTGTCCGGTGGCGGAGATTATGTAGACGCATTCGGACACAAACAGTTACAGGGTACAGCAGCTTATCTTGCCGGATTCCTGGGCGCAGAGATCGGATGCAAGACTCGTAGCGTAGAATTCTCAACACTGCAAAGAAGTGCTTCTCATATGGCATCCAGAGTAGATATCGAAGAAGCATTTATGGTAGGTGGTGCCGCAGTGAAAGCAGCAGACGAAGGCTATAACGGAAACATGGTGGTTATCGACCGGGTATCCGATGATCCGTACATGTCATCCGCGGGAATCTACGATGTACACCGGATCGCCAATGAAGAAAAACTGGTTCCGAGAGAATGGGTAAATAAAGAAGGCAATTATGTAACAAAAGACTTTATTGACTATGTAAAACCGCTGATCCAGGGCGATTATCAGCCAATTATGGTAAATGGTCTGCCACGCCATCTGGTTCTGGACATGAAAAAGAAATAA
- a CDS encoding sodium-translocating pyrophosphatase — protein sequence MDSSVFWYAVLAVVVVALVFVLFNFNKVKKLKEGTDEMIEMAGIIRSGAGTFLKAEFKVIAIIGVIIALVFSLFVEATSGITFLLGGLMSSLVCIIGMKSATYANVRTANKARESLSIGETVKVALSGGSVSGIAVQAFGMLGLLLVLIIWGVDPHATGHGLVANLECNPSIMRITTYSLGCSIVAMFNRVAGGNYTKAADISSDILAKIRHDMPEDDSRVPNVIADFIGDNVNDIAGNCSDLLESFVATIAASIMIAVTLFINGIVNVSDETFVRMIIFPVILAGAGLIGCLIGLSYAFVRKMGDDPSRELNLATWISAGITVVLGLAASYMMFGNVPLYEDMVCGWISPWISSILGIVSGIAIGSITEYYTSDKYKPTKKLAEMAIEGEAFVITKGDAIGSRSTLLPILIIGIALFISGKISGTYGIAISALGMLSFVGATVSIDAFGPIADNAGGLAESCHLEHKVRIITDKLDSVGNTTAAIGKGFAIGSAAFAAVSLIVAYVGNYTAKGEEPVLNIASFIVVAGGLIGGALIEYFSAMLTDNTIESAKLMADEGDKMLSTPGVLEGKVKPDYNKLIGMAANQALKKMVVPSVLALCIPVIGGFIFGVQFVGGILIGATIVAIPRALFMGNSGGAFDNAKKYIESEALEGHGKGSAAHKAAVTGDTVGDTRKDVVGVALDIFIKSMSTVANTLASLFSTITLIH from the coding sequence ATGGATAGTTCCGTTTTTTGGTACGCAGTGTTAGCTGTCGTAGTAGTTGCTCTCGTTTTTGTCCTTTTCAACTTCAACAAAGTGAAGAAACTGAAAGAAGGAACCGACGAGATGATAGAGATGGCCGGTATCATTCGAAGTGGTGCGGGTACATTTCTGAAAGCAGAGTTTAAGGTAATCGCAATTATTGGTGTTATCATTGCTCTGGTATTCAGTTTATTTGTGGAAGCCACAAGTGGAATCACATTTCTGCTTGGCGGGCTGATGAGCAGTCTGGTTTGTATCATTGGTATGAAGAGTGCGACCTATGCCAATGTACGTACTGCAAACAAGGCAAGAGAGTCACTTTCCATCGGAGAGACTGTAAAAGTAGCATTGAGTGGTGGAAGTGTCAGCGGTATTGCGGTACAGGCATTTGGTATGCTGGGACTGTTACTGGTGTTGATCATCTGGGGTGTAGATCCACACGCGACAGGTCACGGACTGGTGGCAAATCTGGAGTGCAATCCTTCCATCATGAGAATCACTACATACTCTCTGGGATGTTCAATCGTAGCCATGTTCAACAGGGTTGCAGGTGGTAACTACACGAAGGCGGCAGACATTTCATCGGATATTCTTGCCAAGATTCGCCATGATATGCCGGAGGATGACAGTCGTGTGCCAAATGTTATTGCAGACTTTATCGGAGATAATGTCAACGATATCGCAGGTAACTGTTCTGACCTTCTGGAAAGCTTCGTGGCAACCATTGCAGCTTCCATCATGATTGCAGTTACGTTATTTATCAATGGAATCGTGAATGTATCGGATGAAACATTTGTCCGTATGATCATTTTCCCGGTGATTCTTGCCGGTGCCGGCCTGATTGGATGTCTGATCGGTCTGAGCTACGCATTTGTGCGGAAGATGGGAGATGATCCGTCAAGAGAACTGAATCTTGCCACCTGGATTTCAGCAGGAATTACGGTTGTTCTGGGGCTGGCTGCTTCGTATATGATGTTTGGAAATGTTCCGTTATATGAAGATATGGTCTGTGGATGGATATCTCCATGGATTTCAAGTATCCTCGGTATCGTCAGCGGAATTGCAATCGGAAGTATTACAGAATATTATACCAGTGACAAATACAAACCGACGAAAAAGCTCGCAGAGATGGCAATCGAGGGTGAGGCTTTCGTTATCACAAAAGGTGATGCGATCGGATCCCGTTCTACCTTGCTGCCGATTCTAATCATCGGTATCGCACTGTTTATCTCCGGTAAGATCAGCGGAACGTATGGAATCGCGATTTCCGCACTGGGTATGCTTTCGTTCGTGGGAGCAACGGTTTCCATCGATGCCTTCGGACCGATCGCAGACAATGCCGGTGGACTGGCAGAGTCCTGTCATCTGGAACATAAAGTACGTATCATCACGGACAAGCTGGATTCAGTAGGAAATACGACAGCGGCGATCGGAAAAGGATTTGCTATCGGTTCTGCGGCATTTGCAGCAGTTTCCCTGATCGTGGCTTATGTAGGAAACTATACAGCAAAAGGAGAAGAGCCGGTATTGAATATCGCATCCTTCATCGTGGTTGCGGGCGGTCTGATCGGTGGCGCACTGATCGAGTATTTCTCCGCAATGCTTACCGATAACACCATCGAGTCAGCCAAACTGATGGCAGACGAGGGTGATAAGATGCTTTCTACTCCTGGTGTTCTGGAAGGAAAGGTAAAACCGGATTATAACAAACTGATCGGTATGGCTGCAAACCAGGCATTGAAGAAAATGGTTGTTCCATCCGTACTGGCACTTTGCATCCCGGTCATCGGCGGATTTATCTTTGGTGTACAGTTTGTAGGCGGTATCCTGATCGGTGCTACGATCGTGGCGATTCCGCGAGCACTGTTTATGGGTAACTCCGGTGGAGCTTTCGACAATGCGAAAAAATACATCGAGAGCGAAGCGCTGGAAGGACATGGAAAAGGCTCAGCCGCTCACAAAGCAGCAGTTACCGGTGATACCGTTGGTGATACAAGAAAAGACGTTGTCGGCGTGGCACTGGATATCTTTATCAAGAGTATGTCCACAGTTGCCAATACCTTGGCATCGTTGTTCTCTACGATTACATTGATTCATTAA
- a CDS encoding putative DNA modification/repair radical SAM protein: MELRHGLSIQEKLRILADAAKYDVACTSSGVDRKGKKGSLGNSKACGICHSFSADGRCISLLKVLMTNHCVYDCKYCANRVSNDTERTAFTPRELCELTVEFYKRNYIEGLFLSSGVQKNPAYTMEKMCEALELLRTEYHFNGYIHVKAVPGAPDDLIMRAGYLADRMSINLELPTAEGMKKLAPNKSHQTILRPMAKVTDTIAANRLAHGKSAYLERSTSNRYLTGSIFSDEQRKLTGNQADRIGESSVYHITTKEHEKLKNRPFASAGQSTQMIIGATPETDYHLLRTTQSLYQKYDLKRVFFSAYVPVNEDRDLLALDAKPPLLREHRLYQADWLLRFYGFHAEELLSEQRPNFNEQIDPKCEWALRHLELFPVEINTASYEQILRIPGVGPKSAGRIVRARRYGSLDFDHLKKMGVVLKRAHYFITCNGKMMYRIPIEEEFITKQLTSVEYKENWQLMHQQDYHQMSLFGDFGVQA, encoded by the coding sequence ATGGAGTTAAGACATGGTCTGTCGATACAGGAAAAACTGCGGATTCTGGCGGATGCGGCGAAATATGATGTGGCGTGTACATCGAGTGGTGTGGACAGAAAGGGAAAGAAGGGTTCTCTGGGGAATTCCAAAGCCTGTGGAATCTGTCACAGTTTTTCGGCAGATGGCAGATGTATCTCGTTATTGAAAGTACTGATGACGAATCATTGTGTCTACGATTGCAAATACTGTGCAAACAGGGTATCGAATGATACGGAACGCACCGCATTTACACCGAGAGAATTGTGTGAATTGACAGTGGAATTCTATAAAAGAAATTATATCGAGGGACTGTTTCTTAGCTCCGGGGTGCAAAAGAATCCGGCGTATACGATGGAAAAGATGTGTGAGGCGCTGGAACTGCTTCGTACGGAATATCATTTTAACGGATATATTCATGTAAAAGCAGTTCCGGGTGCACCGGATGATCTGATCATGCGTGCTGGTTATCTGGCGGATCGTATGAGTATCAACCTGGAACTGCCGACGGCGGAGGGAATGAAAAAACTGGCACCGAACAAATCTCACCAGACAATATTAAGACCGATGGCAAAGGTGACAGATACGATTGCCGCGAACAGACTGGCGCATGGGAAGAGTGCATATCTGGAGCGGAGTACCTCCAACCGGTATCTGACCGGGAGTATTTTTTCGGACGAGCAGAGGAAACTTACGGGAAATCAGGCAGATCGGATCGGAGAATCTTCTGTTTATCACATCACGACAAAAGAACATGAAAAACTGAAAAACCGTCCGTTTGCATCTGCAGGGCAAAGTACACAGATGATCATCGGTGCGACACCGGAGACAGATTATCACCTGCTTCGCACCACTCAGAGTCTGTACCAGAAGTATGATCTGAAACGAGTCTTTTTTTCGGCTTATGTTCCAGTGAATGAAGATCGGGATCTCCTGGCACTGGATGCAAAACCGCCCCTTTTAAGGGAACACCGTCTCTATCAGGCAGACTGGCTGCTGCGGTTTTATGGATTCCATGCGGAGGAACTGTTGTCGGAACAGAGACCGAATTTTAACGAGCAGATCGATCCCAAGTGTGAGTGGGCACTCCGGCATCTGGAACTTTTTCCGGTGGAGATCAATACGGCATCTTATGAACAGATCCTGCGGATCCCCGGTGTGGGCCCAAAGTCGGCGGGCAGGATCGTGCGCGCAAGGAGATACGGAAGTCTGGATTTTGATCATCTGAAAAAGATGGGTGTTGTTTTAAAAAGAGCGCATTATTTTATCACCTGCAACGGAAAAATGATGTACCGGATTCCGATAGAAGAGGAGTTTATCACCAAACAGCTGACCAGTGTGGAATACAAAGAAAACTGGCAGCTGATGCATCAGCAGGATTATCATCAGATGTCACTGTTCGGGGATTTTGGTGTACAGGCTTAG